A portion of the Sphingorhabdus pulchriflava genome contains these proteins:
- a CDS encoding SDR family NAD(P)-dependent oxidoreductase — MTLHILVTGGSRGIGAAVVDELSDDNVLVHATSSAHGDLSDPTVPSEIWHNALQEMGGRIDVLVNNAGVFEANPIDLSDIEWLDGWERTMAINLTASAQLCRLAILHWQALGQEGRIINVASRAAYRGDSPAHWHYAASKAGMVAMTKSIARGFAAQQIYAFAICPGFTMTGMAEDYLASRGGDKLLADIPLGRVAMPDEVATLVRFCALEAPPSMTGAVLDINGASYVR; from the coding sequence ATGACGTTACACATCCTTGTTACCGGTGGATCGCGTGGCATTGGTGCGGCTGTTGTCGACGAACTGAGCGACGATAATGTTCTGGTTCACGCAACTTCCAGTGCCCATGGCGACCTAAGCGATCCAACCGTCCCCTCAGAAATTTGGCACAATGCGCTACAGGAAATGGGCGGGCGTATTGACGTGCTTGTCAACAATGCTGGCGTTTTCGAAGCTAATCCGATCGACCTCAGCGATATCGAATGGCTCGATGGCTGGGAGCGGACGATGGCGATCAATTTGACGGCTTCTGCCCAGCTTTGCCGTCTTGCGATCCTCCACTGGCAGGCACTGGGTCAGGAAGGCCGGATCATCAATGTCGCGAGCCGCGCCGCCTATAGGGGAGACAGCCCGGCGCATTGGCATTATGCAGCCTCCAAGGCCGGGATGGTCGCCATGACCAAGAGCATCGCCCGCGGTTTTGCCGCTCAGCAAATCTACGCCTTCGCCATCTGTCCGGGTTTTACGATGACGGGCATGGCCGAGGACTATCTGGCAAGCCGTGGCGGAGATAAGCTGCTCGCAGATATCCCCTTAGGCCGTGTCGCAATGCCCGATGAAGTAGCTACACTTGTCCGCTTTTGCGCGCTTGAAGCACCGCCATCGATGACCGGTGCAGTGCTCGACATCAATGGAGCCAGCTATGTTCGCTAA
- the bla gene encoding subclass B3 metallo-beta-lactamase codes for MFAKQFLTAGLAAALIAGCAPAQTPPTVAVAKFEPIAKACEGRDGWGDPAPPAHVYGNVYMVGTCGIVSLLITTPQGHFLIDGAIAEAAPGIVENIRKLGFDPKDVRYLLNTHEHFDHSGGLAGLKRMTGARMIARAEAKDALESGTVHPSDPQKGLFEPVEGVKVDQAIGDGETLKIGNQTLTAIASPGHSPGGTSWRWQSCDKGKCLNIVFADSLSAVSADDYHFNDHPEYVAPLRATIAKIAAFKDCDILITPHPSQSGFFERLVNEEPLIDTSACSTYAAGALERLENRLAKEKAK; via the coding sequence ATGTTCGCTAAACAGTTTCTCACGGCTGGTTTGGCTGCTGCACTAATTGCAGGCTGCGCACCTGCGCAAACTCCTCCGACAGTTGCAGTCGCCAAGTTTGAACCTATCGCCAAGGCTTGCGAAGGCCGGGACGGATGGGGTGATCCTGCTCCACCTGCACATGTCTATGGCAATGTCTACATGGTCGGCACATGCGGTATCGTTTCATTGCTGATTACAACGCCGCAAGGCCATTTCCTGATCGACGGGGCCATCGCAGAGGCCGCGCCGGGCATCGTGGAGAATATCCGCAAGCTTGGCTTTGATCCCAAGGATGTTCGCTATCTGCTCAACACGCATGAACACTTCGATCATTCGGGCGGATTGGCAGGTTTAAAGCGGATGACAGGCGCGCGGATGATAGCACGGGCAGAAGCCAAGGATGCCTTGGAAAGCGGCACTGTGCATCCGTCGGATCCCCAGAAAGGACTTTTCGAACCGGTCGAAGGTGTCAAAGTGGATCAAGCAATTGGTGACGGCGAAACGCTGAAAATCGGCAACCAAACACTGACCGCAATTGCCTCGCCTGGACATTCGCCCGGCGGCACAAGTTGGCGCTGGCAAAGCTGCGACAAGGGAAAATGCTTAAACATCGTTTTTGCGGATAGCTTGAGTGCAGTTTCGGCGGACGATTATCATTTTAACGACCATCCGGAATATGTCGCGCCATTGCGGGCAACCATTGCCAAAATTGCCGCGTTCAAGGATTGCGACATTCTGATCACTCCTCATCCTTCACAAAGCGGCTTTTTCGAGCGTCTTGTCAACGAAGAGCCGTTGATCGATACTTCGGCTTGTTCGACATATGCCGCTGGTGCGCTCGAAAGACTCGAAAACAGACTCGCCAAAGAAAAAGCAAAATGA
- a CDS encoding 50S ribosomal protein L11 methyltransferase: MNWKVTLPCSRAEAEAMHEDDEWLELFINQPTLVADELEAFNDARWSVQAYFNAKPDRHDVGLLEKRFGAKGAVEQLPDEDWLTLSQQSIAPVVAGRFYVHTSTNKGEVPAGARTFLIEAGQAFGTGGHETTSGCLTMIDLLHRTGRRFHHIADIGTGTGLLAFAALHLWPRAMITASDIDPVSIDVTRDNAAANAVDLGRGRSQVALFVATGTDHPAVIARAPYDLLIANILAGPLVELAPSFASVVADGGTLILAGLLNTQVNSVVAAYRRNSFLLVERKDSGDWPCLRLVKRRRYGYRRPIRASGRTSQPPGDFGTW, encoded by the coding sequence ATGAACTGGAAAGTCACCCTGCCCTGCTCTCGGGCAGAGGCAGAAGCGATGCATGAAGATGACGAGTGGCTCGAACTTTTCATCAATCAACCGACATTGGTCGCTGACGAACTTGAGGCATTCAACGATGCCAGATGGTCCGTCCAAGCCTATTTCAACGCAAAACCAGATCGGCACGATGTCGGCCTTCTGGAAAAAAGATTCGGGGCCAAGGGCGCCGTCGAACAGTTACCCGATGAGGATTGGCTGACACTCAGCCAGCAAAGTATCGCCCCCGTCGTGGCTGGCCGTTTTTATGTTCATACATCAACAAACAAAGGCGAAGTCCCTGCAGGTGCACGCACATTTCTGATCGAGGCTGGTCAGGCCTTTGGTACCGGCGGGCATGAAACAACGAGCGGATGCCTCACCATGATCGACCTGCTGCATCGCACCGGTAGGCGTTTTCACCATATTGCGGACATTGGAACTGGCACCGGCCTTCTCGCATTTGCAGCCTTGCACCTCTGGCCAAGGGCTATGATCACCGCATCGGATATCGATCCGGTCAGCATCGACGTAACTCGCGACAATGCTGCTGCCAATGCGGTCGATCTCGGTCGAGGGCGCAGTCAGGTCGCGCTTTTCGTCGCAACAGGCACTGACCACCCAGCAGTTATTGCGCGCGCACCCTATGACCTGCTGATTGCCAATATCCTTGCAGGTCCACTGGTGGAATTGGCCCCAAGTTTCGCCTCGGTCGTTGCGGATGGCGGCACGCTCATACTCGCAGGCTTGTTGAACACACAGGTGAACTCCGTTGTCGCCGCCTATCGGCGGAACAGCTTCTTGCTCGTCGAACGCAAGGATAGCGGCGATTGGCCATGCTTGCGGCTTGTCAAGCGCCGGCGCTATGGATATCGCCGCCCGATCCGCGCGTCAGGCCGCACCAGTCAGCCACCGGGAGATTTTGGTACCTGGTAG
- a CDS encoding sigma-70 family RNA polymerase sigma factor: MNAQPDASKMAIARATRERELLSDALGRVGIGDRKAFEFLYRRTSAKLFGVCLRIFGNRNEAEEALQDAYLTIWNRAAAFDRDRASPISWLVAVTRNRAIDRLRARDKGKPADLDEALAIPDPSPNAEKLLSEKDDARVVDSCIERLDDRDANFIRAAFWNGRTYADLAVAESTPLPTVKSRIRRALIKLRHCLEGMS, translated from the coding sequence ATGAACGCGCAACCCGACGCAAGCAAGATGGCCATCGCACGCGCGACGCGCGAACGCGAATTGCTCAGTGACGCTCTGGGTCGTGTAGGTATTGGCGACAGGAAGGCGTTCGAATTTCTCTATCGGCGAACCTCGGCGAAACTTTTTGGCGTTTGCTTACGTATCTTCGGCAACCGGAACGAAGCCGAGGAAGCCTTGCAAGACGCCTATCTCACCATTTGGAACCGCGCCGCCGCCTTTGACAGGGATAGAGCGAGTCCGATCAGCTGGCTGGTTGCCGTCACACGTAACCGCGCGATCGACAGGCTTCGCGCGCGCGACAAGGGCAAACCGGCGGATCTTGACGAAGCGTTGGCAATCCCTGATCCCTCACCTAATGCCGAAAAGCTGCTGTCAGAGAAAGACGATGCGCGCGTTGTGGACAGCTGTATCGAGCGACTCGATGATCGCGACGCCAATTTTATTCGCGCGGCCTTCTGGAACGGGCGCACCTATGCCGATCTCGCAGTTGCTGAATCGACGCCGCTGCCGACGGTAAAAAGCCGCATCCGCCGCGCGCTCATCAAGCTGCGCCATTGCCTTGAGGGCATGAGCTGA
- a CDS encoding anti-sigma factor — translation MRLTDEDIATAGELALGLLDKAEAAQARARLADDPNFASEHAKWSDRMVAMEPLEEEAPSPAVWSRIDAAITSQPRQDNTGTRLRIWQGLTAASFAVALVLATMLWRQPETQPVPAQPQILVAAIGAEGGRESVAANYNPQTGALQIIPISLDTGTLYPELWIIPEDGVARSLGMIDPSKPAVHSIPQAMRPHLHKGALFAITPEPEGGAPGGKATGPVIAKGAIDTI, via the coding sequence ATGCGTTTGACCGATGAGGATATCGCAACCGCTGGCGAACTGGCATTGGGTCTGCTCGACAAGGCCGAGGCAGCGCAGGCGCGTGCAAGACTTGCCGACGACCCGAATTTTGCCTCCGAGCATGCCAAATGGTCGGACCGCATGGTCGCAATGGAACCGCTCGAAGAAGAAGCTCCTTCGCCCGCTGTCTGGTCGCGGATTGACGCTGCGATCACTTCCCAACCGCGTCAGGACAATACAGGCACTCGCCTTCGCATCTGGCAAGGATTGACGGCTGCTTCATTCGCCGTTGCACTGGTGCTGGCCACGATGCTGTGGCGCCAGCCCGAGACGCAACCTGTCCCCGCGCAGCCGCAGATATTGGTCGCGGCGATTGGAGCAGAAGGGGGACGCGAAAGCGTCGCCGCCAACTATAATCCGCAAACGGGCGCGTTGCAGATCATCCCGATTTCGCTTGATACAGGTACGCTTTATCCCGAATTGTGGATCATCCCCGAAGATGGCGTCGCAAGGTCGCTTGGCATGATCGACCCATCAAAACCTGCCGTTCATTCCATCCCTCAAGCAATGCGACCGCATCTGCACAAGGGTGCGCTGTTCGCGATTACACCCGAACCAGAGGGTGGTGCGCCAGGCGGAAAGGCAACCGGACCGGTGATCGCCAAGGGTGCAATCGACACCATCTGA
- a CDS encoding fasciclin domain-containing protein, with product MKKNLFKIAIATAAIASAATVGHAHNHGHSGHSMAAPKTNIVEAAVATPDLSTLVTAVKAAGLVDTLASPGPFTVFAPTNAAFGKLPAGTVETLVKPENKGTLTTVLTYHVVAGTFDSNAIAAAIKSGNGKATLTTVQGQKLTASMYGDKLIVTDAKGGKSTVALADLRQKNGVVHVIDSVLMP from the coding sequence ATGAAAAAGAACCTCTTCAAGATTGCAATTGCAACTGCAGCCATCGCTTCAGCCGCAACCGTTGGCCATGCACATAATCATGGCCATAGCGGCCATTCGATGGCGGCCCCGAAGACCAACATCGTCGAAGCGGCTGTCGCGACGCCTGATCTTTCGACCCTCGTTACCGCTGTCAAAGCCGCTGGTCTGGTCGATACACTCGCCAGCCCCGGCCCCTTCACCGTATTTGCACCCACCAATGCCGCCTTTGGCAAACTGCCTGCCGGCACGGTCGAAACACTTGTAAAGCCTGAAAACAAGGGCACGCTGACCACCGTTCTGACCTATCATGTTGTCGCGGGTACCTTCGACAGCAATGCTATCGCCGCTGCGATAAAGAGCGGCAATGGCAAGGCGACGCTCACCACGGTTCAGGGCCAGAAGCTGACTGCATCCATGTATGGCGACAAGCTGATTGTCACCGATGCCAAGGGTGGCAAATCGACTGTCGCCCTCGCTGACCTTCGCCAAAAGAACGGCGTTGTCCATGTCATTGACAGCGTGCTGATGCCGTAA
- the phhA gene encoding phenylalanine 4-monooxygenase: MADFTHVYDAPPPGANPDWTIPQSWEVFSADEHAMWDRLFARQSAMLPGRACDAFMRGIDVLKLEKPGIPDYRELNARLIAATGWQVMAVPGLVPDDVFFDHLANRRFPAGNFIRTPEQLDYLQEPDVFHDVFGHVPMLADPVFADYMVAYGQGGLRSLGFGALHKLARLYWYTVEFGLIEEPAGLRIYGAGIVSSYGESIFCLDDPSPNRIRFDLLRLMRTEYRIDDYQQNYFVIPSLEHLLKVTVETDFAPLYAQLESLPDIPIADILPEDDVITHGTQAYAHSKA, translated from the coding sequence ATGGCCGACTTTACCCATGTCTATGATGCCCCGCCGCCGGGTGCAAATCCGGATTGGACAATCCCGCAATCTTGGGAGGTCTTTTCGGCCGATGAGCATGCGATGTGGGACCGGCTGTTCGCCCGCCAGTCTGCAATGCTCCCCGGCCGGGCCTGCGATGCCTTCATGCGCGGGATTGATGTGCTCAAACTCGAAAAGCCGGGCATTCCCGACTATCGCGAACTGAACGCGCGCCTGATAGCTGCGACCGGCTGGCAGGTGATGGCTGTGCCAGGTCTGGTGCCTGATGACGTCTTCTTCGACCATCTGGCGAACCGTCGCTTTCCTGCCGGCAATTTCATCCGCACCCCCGAACAGCTCGATTATCTGCAGGAACCTGATGTCTTCCACGACGTCTTCGGCCATGTCCCGATGCTCGCCGATCCGGTGTTTGCCGATTATATGGTGGCCTATGGCCAGGGTGGTCTGCGCAGCCTTGGCTTTGGCGCGCTGCACAAGCTGGCGCGGCTTTATTGGTATACGGTCGAGTTCGGTCTGATTGAAGAGCCAGCAGGCTTGCGTATTTACGGCGCTGGGATTGTGTCCAGCTATGGCGAGAGCATCTTCTGCCTCGACGATCCGAGCCCCAACCGCATCCGGTTTGATCTGTTGCGCCTGATGCGCACCGAATATCGGATCGACGATTACCAGCAGAATTATTTTGTTATCCCGTCACTCGAGCATCTGCTGAAGGTCACGGTCGAAACCGATTTCGCACCGCTTTATGCGCAACTGGAATCGCTGCCCGATATTCCGATTGCCGATATCCTGCCCGAAGATGATGTCATAACGCACGGCACACAGGCCTACGCACATTCCAAGGCCTAA
- a CDS encoding DUF2459 domain-containing protein, giving the protein MKLFRINSVGTALRALIGWPLLVIGLYFLSALVGSFIPANSDWKEPDQGIPIFVETNGVHVSLIVPISAAGEDLSDLIRPEHLGDIDLYGTHAMIGWGHRNVYRNARTWGDVRSGDVASAIIGSDETTLHIYHLIDPRPAPHRKRFLVSQQQYRSIIASIRSTFDLTSERRTTAHPAYGPNNLFYDSKGHYSAYTTCNEWTGGVLRKAGVRMGIWTPMPGGVMHWFD; this is encoded by the coding sequence TTGAAACTGTTTCGCATCAACAGCGTTGGTACTGCTTTGCGGGCTTTGATTGGCTGGCCTTTGCTTGTGATTGGCCTGTACTTCCTCTCGGCGCTGGTGGGCAGCTTCATCCCCGCCAATTCCGATTGGAAGGAACCTGATCAAGGCATTCCCATTTTTGTCGAAACCAATGGCGTGCATGTCAGCTTGATCGTGCCCATATCCGCAGCTGGCGAAGACCTATCAGACCTCATCCGTCCCGAACATCTAGGCGACATCGATCTCTATGGCACGCACGCGATGATCGGTTGGGGCCATCGTAATGTCTATCGCAATGCACGCACATGGGGCGATGTAAGGAGCGGGGACGTTGCATCGGCCATTATCGGTTCAGACGAAACAACCCTGCATATCTATCACCTGATTGATCCCCGCCCTGCCCCGCACCGCAAGCGCTTCCTTGTTTCACAACAGCAATATCGCAGCATCATTGCGTCCATTCGGTCAACATTCGATCTCACGTCCGAGCGACGAACCACCGCGCACCCGGCTTATGGCCCCAACAATCTGTTTTATGACAGCAAGGGCCACTACTCTGCTTACACTACGTGCAACGAATGGACGGGAGGAGTTTTGCGCAAAGCGGGTGTCCGTATGGGTATATGGACGCCGATGCCCGGCGGGGTGATGCACTGGTTCGATTAA
- the ligA gene encoding NAD-dependent DNA ligase LigA, producing the protein MRLAKAIAHHNKLYHAHDAPEISDAEFDALVRRNNALEAAFPQLVRADSPNAQVGAAVEASPLSKVAHAKRMMSLDNAFADEDVEDFVARVRRFLNLSADTPVALTAEDKIDGLSCSLRYENGELVQAATRGDGQVGEDVTANVRTIADIPHRLEGLVPAIFEIRGEVFMAKDDFDALNARLLAEADDPEKARQFANPRNAAAGSLRQKDATVTASRPLCFLAHGWGEASEMPSDSQFSVMQAIAAWGIPVSPFLKPVDGAAGALAQYREIERLRADLPYDIDGVVYKVDRLDWQERLGFVAKAPRWAIAHKFPAEQAETTLEAIDIQVGRTGKLTPVGRLKPVTVGGVVVSNVTLHNRDEIARLGVRPGDRVKVQRAGDVIPQIVENLTRDTELPEYHFPDHCPECGSEAVAEEGEVDVRCTGGLICPAQRVERLKHFVSRAALDIEGLGEKTIQEFFDQGWLHSPADIFRLREHRAEILGREGWQEKSVDNLLSAIESKRAPDAARLLFGLGIRHVGAVTARDLLKNFQTLPRLREVATSELGEAELTQIDGIGPVVAEALREFFHEPHNVEVWEDLLQQVLPPDYIVEVKASSVSGKTVVFTGALETMSRDEAKAQAEALGAKAAGSVSAKTDLVVAGPGAGSKLKKAQELGIEVIDEAAWAAIVAAAG; encoded by the coding sequence ATGCGACTGGCGAAGGCGATAGCGCATCATAACAAGCTCTATCACGCGCATGATGCGCCGGAGATTTCGGATGCTGAATTTGATGCGTTGGTGAGGCGGAACAACGCGCTCGAAGCGGCGTTTCCGCAACTCGTTCGCGCCGACAGCCCCAATGCCCAGGTGGGCGCGGCGGTCGAAGCCTCACCGCTGAGCAAGGTCGCCCATGCTAAACGAATGATGAGCCTCGACAATGCCTTTGCCGATGAGGATGTCGAGGATTTCGTCGCACGTGTCCGGCGCTTCCTGAATCTCTCTGCCGACACTCCGGTGGCGTTGACGGCTGAGGACAAGATCGACGGATTATCCTGCTCTCTACGCTATGAAAATGGCGAACTGGTGCAGGCGGCCACGCGTGGCGACGGGCAGGTCGGTGAGGATGTGACCGCAAATGTGCGGACGATTGCGGATATTCCGCATCGGCTTGAAGGCTTGGTGCCAGCCATATTCGAAATTCGTGGCGAAGTTTTTATGGCCAAGGATGATTTCGACGCATTGAATGCCCGGTTGCTGGCCGAGGCGGACGATCCTGAAAAGGCCCGCCAATTCGCCAATCCGCGCAACGCCGCGGCGGGTTCGCTGCGGCAAAAGGATGCTACAGTCACGGCATCGCGCCCCTTGTGTTTTCTGGCCCATGGCTGGGGCGAGGCGAGCGAAATGCCTTCGGACAGCCAATTTAGCGTTATGCAGGCGATTGCCGCGTGGGGCATTCCGGTTTCGCCATTTCTGAAACCGGTTGACGGCGCAGCAGGTGCGTTGGCGCAGTATCGAGAGATTGAACGACTGCGGGCGGACTTGCCCTATGACATCGACGGCGTCGTCTATAAGGTCGACCGGCTCGACTGGCAGGAACGTTTAGGCTTTGTCGCCAAGGCCCCGCGTTGGGCCATTGCGCACAAATTTCCGGCGGAGCAAGCCGAGACGACGCTGGAGGCGATCGACATCCAGGTGGGCCGTACCGGCAAGCTGACGCCAGTAGGCCGATTAAAGCCAGTGACCGTTGGCGGTGTGGTGGTGTCTAACGTGACGCTACATAACCGCGACGAAATCGCCCGTCTGGGTGTGCGCCCGGGTGATCGGGTCAAGGTGCAACGGGCGGGGGACGTAATACCCCAGATCGTCGAAAATCTTACCCGCGACACCGAATTGCCGGAATACCATTTCCCCGATCATTGCCCTGAATGCGGCAGCGAGGCCGTCGCAGAGGAAGGCGAAGTTGATGTTCGCTGCACCGGTGGCCTGATTTGCCCCGCCCAGCGAGTCGAGCGGTTGAAGCATTTTGTCAGCCGAGCGGCGCTCGATATCGAAGGGCTGGGCGAGAAAACAATTCAGGAATTTTTCGATCAGGGCTGGCTGCATTCGCCGGCAGATATTTTCCGCCTTAGAGAACATCGAGCCGAGATATTGGGTCGGGAGGGTTGGCAGGAAAAGTCTGTGGACAACCTGTTGAGTGCGATCGAGAGCAAAAGAGCACCGGATGCTGCGCGTCTTCTGTTCGGTTTAGGCATTCGGCACGTTGGTGCCGTTACTGCGCGCGACCTGTTGAAGAACTTCCAGACTCTGCCGCGCTTGCGCGAAGTGGCAACTTCGGAATTGGGTGAGGCCGAGCTCACCCAAATCGACGGCATAGGGCCCGTGGTGGCCGAGGCGCTCCGCGAATTCTTCCACGAACCGCACAATGTCGAGGTGTGGGAAGACTTGCTGCAGCAGGTATTGCCGCCCGATTACATAGTTGAGGTCAAGGCGTCCTCGGTTTCTGGAAAAACAGTCGTGTTTACCGGCGCGCTCGAAACGATGAGCCGCGATGAGGCGAAGGCGCAGGCCGAGGCATTGGGCGCGAAAGCCGCAGGTTCGGTTTCGGCGAAAACGGACCTCGTCGTGGCTGGGCCGGGAGCTGGCTCTAAACTCAAAAAGGCTCAGGAACTGGGCATAGAGGTTATCGACGAAGCGGCTTGGGCGGCGATTGTCGCGGCTGCCGGTTAA